Proteins from a genomic interval of Corynebacterium deserti GIMN1.010:
- a CDS encoding helix-turn-helix transcriptional regulator yields the protein MDNRLKELREDLGLSQQRLADAVGVSRQTIISIEKGRYDPSLPLAFQLAREFNCAIEDMFIYTEG from the coding sequence ATGGATAATCGACTCAAAGAACTCCGCGAAGACCTCGGTCTCTCCCAGCAACGCCTCGCTGACGCCGTGGGAGTGTCCAGGCAAACAATTATCAGCATTGAAAAAGGGCGTTACGACCCCTCACTTCCACTCGCGTTCCAGCTTGCCCGCGAATTCAACTGCGCCATCGAGGACATGTTCATCTACACGGAGGGATAA